The Crocosphaera subtropica ATCC 51142 genome includes a window with the following:
- the hemC gene encoding hydroxymethylbilane synthase, whose product MVVSTRTIRIGSRKSQLALVQTYWIQEELQKHYPDRQFDVETMSTQGDKILDVALAKIGDKGLFTKELETAMLQNQVDFAVHSLKDLPTNLPEGLMLGCVTERVNPADALVVNETHQDKQLDTLPEGSVIGTSSLRRLAQLRHHYPHLTFKDVRGNVNTRLSKLDAGEYDAIILAVAGLQRLDMSDRIHQVIPDDISLHAVGQGALGIECRSGDPEILDLLKVLEHTETRDRCYAERAFLRQLEGGCQVPIGVNTKIENNILTLTGMVASLDGKTLIKDTIQGEAAQAEKLGEELALRLRDEGATEILAEIFAQIQR is encoded by the coding sequence ATGGTTGTTTCTACCCGCACTATTCGTATCGGTTCTCGAAAAAGTCAGTTAGCTTTAGTGCAAACTTACTGGATACAAGAAGAACTACAAAAACACTATCCTGATCGTCAATTTGACGTAGAAACCATGAGTACCCAAGGGGACAAAATTTTAGATGTTGCCTTGGCTAAAATCGGCGATAAGGGGTTATTTACCAAAGAGTTAGAAACGGCCATGTTGCAAAATCAAGTGGATTTTGCGGTACATTCTCTCAAGGATCTACCCACTAACTTACCGGAAGGATTAATGTTAGGCTGTGTAACCGAACGAGTAAACCCGGCTGATGCACTGGTGGTTAATGAAACACATCAAGATAAACAACTCGATACCTTACCAGAAGGTTCGGTCATTGGCACTTCTTCTTTACGTCGCTTAGCTCAACTGCGTCATCATTATCCCCATTTAACCTTTAAAGATGTTCGGGGAAACGTCAATACTCGCTTATCAAAACTAGATGCAGGAGAATATGATGCCATTATCCTCGCTGTCGCCGGGTTGCAACGGTTAGATATGAGCGATCGCATTCATCAAGTTATTCCCGATGATATCTCCCTCCATGCGGTTGGCCAAGGGGCCTTAGGGATCGAATGTCGTAGCGGTGATCCCGAAATTTTAGACCTCCTCAAAGTCCTAGAACATACCGAAACCCGTGATCGCTGTTATGCAGAACGAGCCTTCTTACGACAATTAGAAGGAGGGTGTCAAGTTCCCATTGGAGTTAATACTAAGATAGAAAACAATATCCTAACCTTAACAGGAATGGTCGCTAGTCTGGACGGCAAAACTTTGATAAAAGATACGATTCAAGGAGAAGCAGCACAAGCAGAAAAACTAGGAGAAGAATTAGCGTTACGTTTGCGTGATGAAGGAGCAACAGAAATCTTAGCGGAGATATTTGCTCAAATTCAACGATAA
- a CDS encoding YbaB/EbfC family nucleoid-associated protein, translated as MTQDKGKGFGFGLGKIKELQEAFQKAQQVQAGAQQLQQELEEMNIEGYSDEAKAVTVVMSGNQEPRQVTISPDAMGNSPEALSELVTAAMKDAYAKSTETMRERMEALTSGLNLPGM; from the coding sequence ATGACACAAGACAAAGGAAAAGGATTTGGCTTCGGATTAGGTAAAATCAAAGAACTTCAAGAGGCGTTCCAAAAAGCTCAACAAGTTCAAGCAGGGGCGCAACAACTTCAACAAGAATTAGAGGAGATGAATATTGAAGGTTATAGCGATGAGGCTAAAGCGGTTACTGTAGTCATGAGTGGTAACCAAGAACCTCGTCAGGTGACAATTTCCCCAGATGCTATGGGTAATAGCCCAGAGGCGTTATCTGAGTTAGTGACCGCAGCCATGAAGGATGCTTATGCTAAGTCCACTGAAACCATGCGTGAAAGAATGGAAGCTTTGACCAGTGGCTTAAATCTTCCTGGAATGTAG